The Halalkalibacter krulwichiae genome has a segment encoding these proteins:
- a CDS encoding TetR/AcrR family transcriptional regulator, with product MAKEKENLTARERQAIQTRNNLLKAGKEVFLENGFQKATISQIIKRANTGYGTAYVYFKNKDDLFIVLMEEVMDKFYQVAEQSFEPKSKKEAQEQISKQVHLFLMLAVEEKAMMSVVKEAIGFSSEVEQRWNVIRERFIERISVDVRYSQEHGLANSSFHPALVARGWFYANEMFMWDCVKGDNDFSIEDVILNLTKLYVDGLY from the coding sequence GTGGCGAAAGAGAAGGAGAACTTAACGGCAAGAGAGCGTCAAGCGATACAAACGAGAAACAATCTTTTGAAGGCAGGAAAAGAAGTTTTTCTTGAAAATGGATTTCAAAAAGCTACGATATCTCAAATTATAAAACGAGCCAATACCGGATATGGGACAGCCTATGTCTATTTTAAAAATAAAGACGATCTCTTCATCGTCTTAATGGAAGAAGTCATGGACAAATTCTATCAAGTAGCGGAGCAATCATTTGAGCCAAAATCAAAAAAAGAAGCACAAGAACAAATTTCAAAACAAGTGCATCTGTTTCTCATGTTGGCAGTCGAAGAAAAAGCGATGATGAGCGTCGTTAAGGAAGCAATCGGGTTTTCTTCTGAAGTGGAACAAAGGTGGAATGTCATTCGTGAACGGTTTATTGAACGCATTTCAGTCGATGTCCGCTATTCGCAAGAACACGGGCTCGCCAATTCTTCTTTTCACCCTGCACTAGTTGCTCGTGGATGGTTCTACGCAAATGAAATGTTCATGTGGGACTGTGTGAAAGGGGACAACGACTTTTCGATTGAGGATGTAATTTTGAATTTGACGAAGTTGTATGTGGACGGGTTGTATTAG
- the kynU gene encoding kynureninase has translation MANIDNAYNKEYAVRLDQEDELAPYRNEFYVKEGSIYFDGNSLGLLSKRAEQTLLSLLDSWKHFGIDGWTQGEHPWFYLSEQLGNSLAPLVGGSPEEVIVTGSTTVNLHQLVSTFYQPDSKKTKILADELNFPSDIYALKSQLTLKGYDPSEHLVEVRSSDGHTLAEEDIINEMKEDIALIVLPSVLYRSGQILDMKRLTAEAHKRNILIGFDLCHSVGSIPHHLSDWDVDFAFWCNYKHLNGGPGGVGGLFVNKKHFGKHPGLAGWFSSRKDKQFDMDHTLTPAEDAGAFQVGTPHVLSLAPLIGSLSIFEEVGMEKIRVKSLKLTQYLMDLIEHELTDYGFAIQNPKEDHRRGGHVYLEHPEAARICKALKEEKIIPDYRTPNGIRLAPVALYNTFEEVWECVQMLKTIMKEERYKKFKNEREVVA, from the coding sequence ATGGCTAATATTGATAACGCTTACAATAAGGAGTATGCGGTTCGTTTAGATCAAGAAGATGAGCTTGCCCCTTATCGGAATGAGTTTTATGTAAAAGAAGGAAGCATCTATTTTGACGGAAACTCGCTTGGGCTCTTATCAAAACGAGCTGAACAAACGTTGCTAAGCTTACTAGATTCATGGAAGCACTTTGGTATTGATGGTTGGACTCAAGGGGAGCATCCTTGGTTCTATTTATCGGAACAATTAGGGAATAGCTTAGCTCCACTTGTGGGCGGATCACCTGAAGAAGTCATCGTAACAGGATCGACAACGGTGAACCTCCATCAATTAGTAAGTACATTTTATCAACCTGACAGCAAGAAAACGAAAATTTTAGCCGATGAACTTAACTTTCCAAGTGACATTTACGCTTTAAAGAGCCAGCTAACTTTAAAAGGCTATGATCCTAGTGAACACTTAGTTGAAGTTCGTAGTTCTGACGGGCATACTTTGGCTGAAGAAGACATTATTAATGAAATGAAGGAAGATATTGCACTAATTGTCTTACCGAGTGTGCTGTACCGAAGTGGTCAAATTCTTGATATGAAGCGACTAACAGCTGAAGCTCATAAGCGCAACATTTTGATTGGTTTTGATTTATGTCATTCTGTTGGCTCGATCCCTCATCACTTGAGTGACTGGGATGTTGACTTTGCCTTTTGGTGCAACTACAAGCATTTAAATGGCGGTCCTGGTGGCGTTGGAGGGTTATTTGTTAATAAAAAACACTTCGGCAAACACCCTGGGCTCGCTGGTTGGTTTAGCTCACGTAAAGATAAACAATTTGATATGGATCATACACTTACACCGGCTGAAGACGCGGGCGCTTTCCAAGTTGGAACACCGCATGTGTTAAGCCTCGCTCCTCTCATCGGTTCTCTTTCCATCTTTGAGGAAGTGGGAATGGAAAAAATAAGGGTGAAATCATTGAAGCTTACTCAATATTTGATGGATCTGATTGAGCATGAACTTACGGATTACGGATTTGCCATTCAAAATCCTAAAGAAGATCATCGACGAGGAGGTCATGTTTATCTTGAGCACCCTGAAGCAGCAAGAATTTGCAAAGCGTTAAAGGAAGAAAAGATTATCCCAGACTACCGTACGCCAAATGGCATTCGTCTCGCTCCTGTTGCCCTTTATAATACGTTTGAGGAAGTGTGGGAATGTGTTCAAATGTTAAAGACAATCATGAAAGAAGAACGCTATAAGAAATTTAAAAATGAACGTGAAGTGGTGGCGTAA